One window of the Candidatus Ryanbacteria bacterium CG10_big_fil_rev_8_21_14_0_10_43_42 genome contains the following:
- a CDS encoding TdeIII family type II restriction endonuclease translates to MALSKEQVKDVEDTLKASLRNKFKNHNPEPASMPFHTRLLGKDRLALYSFIHSLNTNFGTTIFEPVALALAQKNFKLAVSQAKVGNEISSGAQAEIQRIIDGLTTATTSPNKSEEIEKIRKVAKTGEMIKVKPTKIDLMFESKGGEYFLFDIKTAKPNAGGFKEFKRTLLEWVAVMLADKPEAKVNTFIAIPYNPYEPEPYNRWTMRGMLDLENELKVANEFWDFLGGKNTYKDLLDCFERVGIELRDEINNYFKRFNR, encoded by the coding sequence ATGGCTTTATCTAAAGAACAAGTAAAAGATGTCGAAGATACGCTCAAAGCGAGTCTTCGAAACAAGTTTAAAAATCACAACCCCGAGCCGGCTTCAATGCCTTTCCATACTCGTTTACTTGGTAAGGATCGCCTGGCGCTTTATTCATTTATCCATTCGCTAAATACAAATTTTGGTACAACTATTTTTGAACCGGTTGCGCTTGCGCTTGCTCAAAAGAATTTTAAGCTTGCTGTTTCGCAAGCAAAAGTAGGAAATGAAATCAGCAGTGGAGCGCAAGCAGAAATTCAGCGGATTATAGACGGACTTACCACGGCGACAACATCACCCAACAAGTCGGAGGAAATTGAAAAGATACGAAAAGTTGCGAAAACTGGCGAAATGATAAAAGTAAAACCGACCAAGATTGATCTCATGTTTGAATCTAAAGGTGGTGAATATTTTTTGTTTGATATAAAAACAGCCAAACCAAATGCTGGCGGTTTCAAGGAGTTTAAACGAACACTGCTTGAGTGGGTTGCCGTGATGTTGGCGGATAAACCGGAAGCAAAGGTAAACACATTTATTGCCATTCCATACAACCCTTACGAGCCAGAACCCTACAATCGTTGGACAATGCGCGGTATGTTGGATTTAGAAAACGAGCTTAAAGTAGCCAACGAATTTTGGGATTTTCTTGGTGGCAAAAATACTTACAAGGACTTACTTGATTGTTTCGAGCGTGTGGGTATTGAATTGAGAGATGAAATTAATAACTACTTTAAGCGCTTTAATAGATAG